In Xanthocytophaga agilis, the following are encoded in one genomic region:
- a CDS encoding NADP-dependent oxidoreductase — MKAIRIHEFGGPEVMRLEELPCPVPTADEILVKVYASSVNPADYIIRQGGNDILRPYLKLPLGLGLDAAGMVEEVGNEVKGFKKGDKVYGVPNFPGDGSYTEYLVASANRFACMPQTISFNEAAALPSCALIAWSGIYDLGKLQTGQRVFIHGAAGGVGNLAVQFAKAKGAYVIGTASPHNFDFLKGLGADETIDYKNQPFERLFGSIDLVFNASPVRDDQTRLKSAELLKKGGIFVCTQLDSPFTDELKEALVAKNATGTHVGEVSMGYVSLLSEITKLVDEGKVKAVVSKVFPLEQVAEAHQESETKHVRGKIVLEVKKETR, encoded by the coding sequence ATGAAAGCAATTAGAATTCATGAATTTGGTGGACCAGAAGTAATGCGTCTGGAAGAGCTGCCATGTCCGGTTCCCACAGCAGATGAGATTTTAGTGAAAGTATATGCTAGTAGTGTTAATCCTGCAGATTATATTATCCGTCAGGGTGGAAATGATATCTTACGGCCATACCTGAAATTGCCTCTGGGATTGGGGTTGGATGCAGCAGGTATGGTTGAGGAAGTGGGTAATGAGGTAAAAGGCTTCAAAAAAGGGGATAAAGTATATGGCGTACCAAACTTTCCGGGCGATGGTAGTTACACAGAATACCTTGTTGCAAGTGCAAACAGGTTTGCATGCATGCCGCAAACCATCAGCTTCAACGAGGCGGCGGCTCTTCCATCGTGTGCGTTGATCGCATGGAGCGGTATATATGATTTAGGCAAGCTTCAGACAGGTCAGCGGGTTTTTATTCATGGTGCTGCTGGTGGCGTAGGTAACCTGGCTGTGCAGTTTGCAAAAGCAAAGGGTGCCTATGTGATTGGCACAGCGTCGCCTCATAATTTTGATTTTTTGAAAGGACTTGGTGCTGACGAGACCATTGACTACAAAAACCAGCCGTTTGAACGTTTATTTGGCAGCATTGACCTTGTATTTAATGCCTCACCCGTTCGGGATGATCAGACTCGTTTGAAATCAGCTGAACTCTTAAAAAAAGGTGGTATTTTTGTTTGTACACAGCTAGACAGTCCGTTTACGGATGAATTGAAAGAAGCACTTGTCGCAAAGAATGCAACAGGTACACATGTTGGCGAAGTCAGTATGGGGTATGTTTCGTTGTTAAGTGAAATAACAAAACTTGTAGACGAAGGAAAAGTGAAAGCTGTTGTGAGTAAGGTTTTTCCATTGGAGCAGGTTGCAGAAGCCCACCAGGAAAGCGAAACGAAGCATGTTAGGGGTAAAATCGTACTGGAAGTCAAAAAAGAAACCAGATAA
- a CDS encoding helix-turn-helix transcriptional regulator has product MKRFATINEFLQFRHLPKPEHPLICVFEIKSVERLRLEEPASWLYDFYAIALKRVSNVEDAKLKYGQQQFDFDNGIMSFVAPGQILSLSLEDHVEAIQQSGWMLLIHPDFLWNTPLAQTIKRYDFWDYSVNEALFLSEKEETTLVHILVNIQQECHLNIDKFTKSIVISHLETLLNYADRFYHRQFITREKTNHYLLERLEKLLNDYFANDDLMTKGLPTVSYIAESLNLSPKYLSSLLKVLTGQNTQQHIHNMLIEKAKEKLSATDLSVGEIAYALGFEHIQSFSKLFKAKTQLSPIEFRASFK; this is encoded by the coding sequence ATGAAACGTTTTGCTACAATCAACGAATTTCTACAGTTCAGGCACTTACCCAAACCAGAACACCCACTCATCTGCGTATTTGAGATAAAATCTGTTGAACGTTTACGTTTAGAAGAGCCTGCAAGCTGGTTGTATGATTTTTATGCTATTGCCTTAAAGAGAGTTTCCAACGTGGAGGATGCAAAATTGAAATACGGGCAGCAGCAATTTGACTTTGACAATGGGATCATGTCGTTTGTCGCACCGGGACAGATTTTGAGTTTGTCGCTTGAGGACCATGTGGAAGCAATCCAACAATCCGGATGGATGTTACTCATCCATCCGGATTTCCTCTGGAACACACCACTGGCACAAACTATCAAGCGGTATGATTTTTGGGATTATTCGGTAAATGAAGCCTTGTTTCTCTCTGAAAAGGAAGAGACGACCTTAGTTCATATTCTGGTAAACATTCAGCAGGAGTGTCATTTAAACATCGATAAGTTCACCAAAAGTATTGTCATATCACATCTTGAGACTTTGCTCAATTATGCGGATCGCTTCTATCACCGCCAGTTTATCACGCGTGAAAAAACCAATCATTATTTATTGGAACGTCTGGAAAAATTGCTCAATGACTACTTCGCTAATGACGATCTCATGACAAAGGGATTACCCACAGTAAGTTATATTGCTGAATCCCTAAACTTATCGCCCAAATACCTGAGTAGTCTCCTTAAAGTGCTGACCGGGCAGAACACCCAACAGCACATACATAACATGCTAATTGAAAAAGCCAAAGAAAAACTTTCAGCCACTGACTTATCTGTTGGTGAAATTGCCTACGCGTTAGGCTTTGAACACATCCAGTCATTCAGCAAATTATTTAAAGCCAAGACCCAACTATCACCTATCGAGTTCAGAGCTTCTTTTAAGTAA
- a CDS encoding TraB/GumN family protein → MLKKALVTLLIFCSSTVFSQDHPNTILWEVSKAGLKHKSYVFGTFHEVYPSFFLSQKNAVQKLSSSSMLYVEQARKDFYDSGTTNANIVTWDVDKWKAATNPEQRKVFESFVQKAENTDYYNLPPLLLSLTLFRVYAQNFCDTANRDSDESLDHYIERLAETKNIPVESLDDKDKMDEVFSSNSLADSVLVEACVGIMRSMLEEDFKPCQIFDTYKNLTINYELSKDLTDKNNHLALLERNRKWVKRLDKAFQKNSCFVAVGFRHLMYRQGLIQQLRDVGYSVKPVPST, encoded by the coding sequence ATGCTAAAAAAGGCTTTAGTGACACTGCTGATTTTTTGTTCCTCTACTGTATTCAGTCAGGATCATCCAAATACTATTTTATGGGAAGTAAGTAAGGCAGGGCTAAAACACAAGTCTTATGTATTTGGTACTTTCCACGAGGTATATCCTTCTTTCTTTTTATCCCAGAAAAACGCTGTTCAAAAGCTTTCCAGTTCCTCGATGCTGTATGTTGAGCAAGCCAGAAAAGATTTTTATGATTCAGGCACCACAAATGCTAACATCGTCACCTGGGATGTAGACAAATGGAAAGCGGCTACAAATCCTGAACAACGAAAAGTATTTGAGTCGTTTGTGCAAAAAGCAGAAAATACCGATTACTATAACCTTCCGCCATTACTTCTTAGCCTTACTCTTTTTCGCGTGTATGCACAAAACTTCTGTGATACAGCAAACCGTGACTCTGATGAGTCATTGGATCATTATATTGAAAGACTGGCTGAAACAAAAAATATTCCGGTAGAGTCTTTAGATGATAAGGACAAGATGGATGAAGTGTTTTCTTCTAATTCACTGGCTGATTCGGTATTGGTTGAGGCCTGTGTTGGTATTATGCGAAGTATGTTAGAAGAAGATTTCAAACCATGCCAGATTTTTGATACGTATAAAAATCTGACCATTAACTATGAGCTTTCAAAAGATCTGACTGATAAAAATAACCATTTAGCCTTGCTTGAGCGGAACAGGAAATGGGTTAAAAGGCTTGACAAAGCGTTTCAGAAGAATAGTTGTTTTGTCGCGGTTGGTTTTAGACATCTTATGTACAGGCAAGGGTTGATTCAGCAATTACGAGATGTAGGATATAGTGTAAAACCTGTTCCCAGTACATAA
- a CDS encoding PAS domain S-box protein: MKSLAPFSGEALKIFQTLPDLYLILSADLVILTASDTYLKATLTKRETIAGIPVFDVFPRNPSVKQAYTAKRLLASLQHVLSSKEPHKMALQQYSISNTGSPHSAEKEDNSDKEYWYMLNTPVLDETGEIQYIIHKIEDLTKQTLQEIQTQEALQQSKDVLQATLDCSLYIVQAFKAVRDQTGKIIDFIWVFTNQRWNERYGDVIGKSLLTENPAVIESGLFDAFVHVTETGIPTDQEHYYPYEQFDGWFHQTLVKMGDGFVMSTEEITQRKQMEQALRKSEEQLRLFTVASSQKVYRMSADWTRKENLSGQQMLPDTDKRIHDWKEAYLPAEDQPVFLAAIQEAIDNKSVFDLEHRVFNTEGKIGWVHSRVVPMLDSQGEITYWFGTDSDITQHRKIEEALQKSEEKYRTLFNSIDEGFCIIKVLFEEDESAYDYLFLEANQSFEKQTGLTNAVGKTMKEIAPAHEQYWFDIYGRIAKTGVPAHFENEAKAIGHYYEVYAFRIDAAEEHHVAILFNDITERKSREEQQQYLLKLSDALRPLADPLQIQIVAADLLGAHLKANRAHYSEVEDDYVHISHSYGDGLPPITGQLHHQDIGKRPVEGYHTEKTQVCYNTMTDSGLSEVERKGFQSTYIGAYIEVPLVKEREWVATLVVHSIEPRQWKQYEIELVEETADRIWAAVERARAEAALRESEKWQTFLLQLSDTLKPIADPAEIQRTASRLLVEQVGANRAMYLEIEGNGNSATSVIHGQYARQVPLFPSRVPYADFAKGFPLEVLQSNETLVVDNTATDSRLEEGVRSAWLGANVAAAITVSFSKQGRIVANFGLHNAQPRKWTPFEVRLVKEVADRTWAAVERARAEESLRKSEERLRLATEASGMYWWEFDFKTNTLSYSPNTEEVIGVPPAKTMDENLLLLHPADRELTYKIFEKAIQSGIDHFSYIVRSIAIPSETRWLQAAGKLIRDIQGIPVLAIGITQDVTKTKLAEDRQAFLLRLNDALRTLSNPVAIHNLIAQETMAFFGTDRCYYCEIAGDNAVIHRDAFHGDLPSVSGTYPLSSFAIFTAVIESGKPFAVQDVHTTDLVDEPLRQLCIQLQVISFIDVPVIKNKKAIGILCIVQSTPRTWTKEEIELATEIAERTWATVENARIEETLRQSESQLAAIFAEAEVGLSEISVEGRFLRVNNTLCHILGRTREELLTLSIVDVTLPDDLPLSLNRVQYLIETEEVVSIDKRYLRPDGTIVWANSTLSLLKTNKTQSPVILAVTADITQRKLASEQMEEFATLLEHQVTERTQELAESRDLLQSVFDTNLMGMSVMKAVRDENGTILDFRIQIANKEIKRETGRTDLEGSLYAQAFPGIKQIGIFDIMLRVMETGKAEGMEYYYQYEGFNKWFSCMFVKLDDGVVATNLDITERKQVELELYKRLMILQQAEQVAAMGSWEYDLDTRSFYWSEGMYRLFGLPLGSQIHLEVYLDYVNRQDRPVAQTMVDKIRNGEGPFEETLHMIVDQKPVTVKVKSAVMYDTEAKPMRVVGVDLDISELKRLEEENIKIQIEQQKQLLLAILEAQEEERRRISESLHNGVGQLLYATKLNLNQLEMYLQSNDQPMIQKSLRATEAVLVDAIAETRRASHELVPILLKEYGLDKAISDFCTRFSGTGIEFVCHGLEERFADYLEAAIYRIAQELANNIVKHSGASRARIEVTHDDQFIYVEAQDNGTGMKTSKPDSSKSGKGIGMKTIEDRVKLLEGTIEIESTSGKGTLITIILPLR, from the coding sequence ATGAAATCTTTAGCTCCATTTTCCGGAGAAGCCTTAAAAATCTTCCAAACCCTTCCGGACTTATATCTCATACTATCCGCAGATCTGGTGATTCTGACCGCTTCGGATACCTATCTGAAAGCCACCTTAACTAAACGAGAAACTATAGCAGGAATACCTGTTTTTGATGTATTTCCCAGGAATCCGTCTGTCAAACAAGCCTATACAGCCAAACGGCTATTGGCATCATTACAGCATGTGCTGTCCAGTAAAGAACCACATAAGATGGCCTTACAGCAATATTCAATTTCCAATACGGGAAGTCCTCACTCTGCAGAGAAGGAAGATAACTCTGATAAAGAGTACTGGTATATGCTAAATACACCTGTATTGGATGAGACAGGAGAAATACAATACATCATTCATAAAATAGAAGATTTAACCAAGCAAACCCTCCAGGAAATCCAGACACAGGAAGCCCTTCAGCAAAGCAAAGATGTACTACAAGCTACTTTAGATTGCTCACTGTATATTGTTCAAGCCTTTAAAGCAGTCAGAGATCAAACAGGAAAGATTATTGACTTTATCTGGGTATTTACCAATCAGAGGTGGAATGAACGATATGGGGATGTGATTGGAAAAAGTTTACTTACAGAGAATCCTGCAGTAATAGAATCCGGTTTATTTGATGCCTTTGTCCATGTAACTGAAACAGGTATTCCCACGGATCAGGAGCACTATTATCCCTATGAACAATTTGATGGATGGTTTCATCAAACATTGGTAAAAATGGGGGATGGATTTGTGATGAGTACAGAAGAAATTACCCAGCGCAAACAGATGGAGCAGGCTCTACGTAAGTCAGAAGAACAACTACGCCTGTTCACAGTCGCTTCCAGTCAAAAGGTATACCGCATGAGTGCCGACTGGACCCGGAAGGAAAACCTGTCCGGACAGCAGATGCTCCCCGATACGGATAAACGCATACATGACTGGAAAGAGGCCTATTTGCCGGCTGAAGATCAGCCTGTCTTCCTGGCTGCCATCCAAGAGGCGATAGACAATAAATCTGTTTTTGATCTGGAACATAGGGTATTCAACACAGAGGGGAAGATAGGCTGGGTGCATTCACGTGTAGTTCCCATGCTGGATAGCCAGGGGGAAATTACCTACTGGTTTGGCACTGATTCCGATATTACCCAACACCGCAAGATAGAAGAAGCTTTACAAAAGAGCGAGGAAAAGTACCGGACACTTTTCAATTCGATAGATGAAGGTTTTTGCATTATTAAAGTTTTGTTTGAGGAAGATGAATCAGCCTATGATTATCTTTTTCTGGAAGCTAACCAGTCTTTTGAAAAGCAAACTGGCCTGACTAATGCTGTTGGAAAAACAATGAAGGAAATAGCTCCTGCTCATGAGCAATATTGGTTTGATATATATGGCAGGATTGCGAAAACGGGTGTGCCTGCACATTTTGAGAATGAGGCAAAAGCAATTGGACATTATTATGAAGTATATGCCTTCCGCATAGATGCAGCGGAAGAGCATCATGTTGCCATATTATTTAATGACATTACTGAACGAAAGAGCCGTGAAGAACAACAGCAATATCTGCTCAAATTAAGCGATGCACTTCGTCCGCTTGCTGACCCTTTGCAAATCCAGATTGTTGCAGCAGATCTGCTAGGAGCACACCTGAAAGCTAATCGAGCACACTACAGTGAAGTAGAAGACGATTATGTACATATTTCACATAGTTATGGAGATGGACTACCACCTATAACAGGACAGTTGCACCATCAGGATATTGGCAAACGACCGGTAGAGGGATACCATACAGAAAAAACCCAGGTATGTTACAATACAATGACAGATTCTGGTCTTTCTGAAGTGGAAAGGAAAGGGTTCCAATCAACTTATATTGGTGCATATATAGAGGTGCCTTTAGTAAAAGAGAGAGAATGGGTGGCAACTTTAGTTGTGCATAGCATAGAGCCAAGGCAATGGAAACAATATGAGATTGAATTAGTAGAAGAAACCGCTGATCGTATCTGGGCTGCTGTGGAAAGAGCGAGAGCGGAAGCTGCACTACGGGAAAGTGAGAAGTGGCAGACTTTTTTGTTGCAACTCAGTGATACACTCAAACCGATAGCAGATCCAGCCGAAATCCAGCGAACGGCTTCACGCCTGCTGGTTGAGCAAGTTGGCGCTAACCGGGCAATGTATCTTGAAATTGAGGGAAACGGTAACTCTGCCACATCCGTCATCCACGGCCAGTATGCACGCCAGGTACCTTTATTCCCAAGCCGTGTACCGTATGCCGACTTTGCAAAAGGCTTTCCACTAGAAGTATTACAAAGCAATGAAACACTAGTCGTTGACAATACGGCTACTGATTCCCGACTTGAAGAGGGTGTGCGGTCGGCCTGGCTGGGGGCGAATGTTGCTGCAGCTATTACTGTATCGTTTAGTAAGCAAGGACGGATAGTAGCTAATTTCGGCCTGCACAATGCACAACCACGCAAATGGACACCATTTGAAGTTCGGTTAGTGAAAGAAGTCGCTGATCGCACCTGGGCAGCGGTGGAAAGAGCAAGAGCGGAAGAGTCCTTGCGTAAATCGGAAGAACGGCTACGCCTTGCAACAGAGGCCTCAGGTATGTATTGGTGGGAATTCGATTTTAAAACAAATACACTAAGCTATTCCCCCAATACAGAAGAAGTTATTGGAGTTCCGCCGGCAAAAACAATGGACGAAAATCTGTTATTACTTCATCCGGCTGACAGAGAGCTGACATACAAAATTTTTGAGAAAGCAATACAAAGTGGTATAGATCATTTCAGCTATATTGTCCGTTCTATTGCTATTCCTTCTGAAACAAGATGGCTACAGGCAGCGGGTAAGCTCATTCGTGATATACAAGGTATTCCGGTACTTGCAATAGGTATCACGCAGGATGTTACAAAAACGAAGTTAGCCGAAGACAGACAGGCTTTTCTATTGAGGCTAAACGATGCGCTTCGTACATTATCTAACCCTGTAGCCATACACAATTTGATTGCACAGGAGACGATGGCTTTTTTCGGAACGGACAGATGTTACTATTGTGAGATTGCCGGAGATAATGCTGTTATTCATCGTGACGCTTTTCATGGTGATCTTCCGTCTGTTTCCGGGACATACCCACTAAGCAGTTTTGCCATTTTTACTGCTGTAATAGAGTCAGGAAAACCATTTGCTGTACAGGATGTACACACTACCGACCTCGTTGACGAACCACTCAGACAGCTTTGTATACAGTTACAGGTTATTTCGTTTATAGATGTTCCTGTTATCAAGAATAAGAAAGCCATCGGCATTTTATGTATTGTACAAAGCACCCCCAGAACCTGGACAAAAGAAGAGATTGAGTTGGCTACAGAGATCGCAGAACGCACCTGGGCAACAGTAGAAAATGCACGCATTGAAGAAACCCTCCGTCAGAGTGAGTCTCAACTGGCAGCCATCTTTGCAGAAGCAGAAGTAGGCCTTTCTGAAATCTCTGTCGAAGGACGTTTTTTACGTGTTAATAATACACTGTGCCACATTCTGGGGCGCACCAGAGAAGAACTGCTCACCTTGAGCATTGTCGATGTAACCTTACCTGATGACTTGCCTTTGAGCCTTAATAGGGTACAATATCTGATTGAAACCGAAGAGGTGGTCTCTATAGATAAACGTTATCTGCGACCTGATGGTACCATTGTCTGGGCTAACAGTACGCTGTCACTTTTAAAAACGAATAAAACCCAATCACCTGTTATTCTGGCTGTAACCGCTGACATTACTCAGCGAAAGCTGGCTAGTGAGCAAATGGAAGAGTTTGCTACACTGCTTGAACACCAGGTAACCGAACGCACACAGGAACTGGCAGAAAGCCGGGATCTGCTACAATCCGTGTTTGACACCAATCTGATGGGGATGTCGGTGATGAAAGCTGTTCGGGATGAAAATGGCACTATTCTTGATTTTCGGATTCAGATAGCCAACAAAGAAATCAAACGGGAAACAGGGCGTACAGATCTGGAAGGTAGTTTGTATGCACAGGCCTTTCCGGGCATTAAACAAATTGGAATATTTGATATAATGCTTCGTGTTATGGAAACAGGTAAAGCCGAAGGCATGGAGTATTACTACCAGTATGAAGGATTTAACAAATGGTTTTCGTGTATGTTTGTCAAACTCGACGATGGGGTGGTAGCTACCAATCTGGATATAACTGAACGCAAACAGGTGGAGTTGGAATTGTATAAACGGTTAATGATCTTACAACAAGCTGAACAGGTCGCAGCAATGGGAAGCTGGGAATATGATCTGGATACAAGATCCTTTTACTGGTCAGAGGGTATGTATCGTTTGTTTGGTTTGCCACTGGGTAGTCAGATCCATCTGGAAGTGTATCTGGACTATGTTAACAGACAGGATCGCCCTGTTGCCCAAACAATGGTAGACAAGATCCGGAATGGTGAAGGCCCTTTTGAGGAAACATTGCATATGATAGTGGATCAGAAACCTGTAACGGTTAAAGTCAAAAGTGCAGTTATGTATGATACAGAGGCAAAGCCCATGCGGGTAGTGGGCGTAGATCTGGATATCAGTGAACTCAAACGGCTGGAAGAAGAGAATATCAAAATACAGATTGAGCAACAGAAACAACTTTTGTTAGCCATTCTGGAAGCTCAGGAAGAAGAACGCCGACGCATCTCTGAATCACTGCACAATGGAGTTGGACAGCTCTTATATGCTACCAAACTCAATCTGAATCAACTGGAGATGTACCTGCAGTCTAATGATCAACCGATGATCCAAAAGTCACTTCGGGCAACAGAAGCTGTGTTAGTCGATGCTATTGCAGAGACTCGCAGAGCTTCTCACGAACTGGTTCCTATTTTGCTAAAGGAATATGGCCTGGATAAGGCTATCAGCGATTTCTGTACACGGTTTTCGGGTACAGGTATTGAGTTTGTCTGTCATGGATTGGAGGAACGGTTCGCCGACTATCTGGAGGCAGCTATCTATCGTATCGCGCAGGAACTAGCCAATAATATTGTGAAGCATTCGGGTGCCAGCCGTGCCCGTATCGAAGTCACCCATGACGATCAGTTTATCTATGTAGAAGCCCAGGATAATGGTACCGGCATGAAAACCTCCAAACCCGATAGTAGCAAATCAGGGAAAGGCATTGGCATGAAAACGATTGAAGACAGGGTAAAGTTGCTGGAAGGAACGATAGAAATAGAATCTACGTCTGGGAAAGGTACACTTATTACCATCATTTTGCCTCTTAGATAA
- a CDS encoding PQQ-dependent sugar dehydrogenase, whose protein sequence is MQFNFLHPVKMVFVATLMGIMLTGCDSNDEDDPDGLTKVEGHVFHPVQEQATDQNVAQLKVPANFTVSKFAENLGKPRMLAVGSGGQVYFTDRDAGTVTLLRDTDSDGKSDQSQVVANKPNMHGITIYNNQMYLVTVHEVFSAAINNDGTLGTLKMLISDLPDAGQHPNRTIAFGPDGKMYITVGSTCNACEEPNAENATILQANADGSNRKIFASGLRNTIGFGWHPQTQKMYGMDHGIDWLGDREQQEEVNLLEQGKFYGWPYIYGDGKFNPQPPPEDSTYEQYLAKTTLPLLQYEAHSAPLAMVFYTGSQFPSEYQTDAFVAMRGSWNRRDPVGYKVVRLRFENGQPTRFEDFLTGFLINNNTSHFGRLAGLTVHTDGSLLVSDDTNGVIYRVSYTP, encoded by the coding sequence ATGCAATTCAATTTTCTACACCCGGTAAAAATGGTTTTTGTGGCAACACTAATGGGCATCATGCTTACAGGTTGCGATTCAAATGATGAGGATGATCCTGATGGCCTTACAAAAGTAGAAGGTCATGTTTTCCATCCGGTACAGGAGCAGGCCACAGATCAGAATGTCGCTCAGCTCAAGGTACCTGCAAACTTCACAGTCAGCAAGTTTGCAGAAAATCTTGGTAAGCCTCGTATGCTGGCAGTAGGCTCTGGCGGGCAGGTATATTTTACAGACAGAGATGCCGGCACCGTAACATTACTGCGAGATACTGATTCGGATGGAAAATCAGATCAGTCACAGGTTGTAGCCAATAAACCCAATATGCATGGAATCACTATTTACAATAATCAGATGTATCTGGTTACGGTTCATGAGGTGTTCTCTGCTGCTATTAACAATGATGGGACACTGGGAACATTAAAAATGCTTATTTCAGATTTGCCCGACGCAGGTCAGCATCCCAATCGCACCATTGCATTTGGGCCAGATGGTAAAATGTACATCACTGTAGGTAGTACCTGTAATGCCTGTGAAGAACCGAATGCAGAAAATGCTACCATTTTGCAAGCCAACGCAGATGGTTCTAACCGAAAGATATTTGCCTCCGGACTACGTAACACAATTGGATTTGGCTGGCATCCTCAAACTCAGAAGATGTATGGCATGGATCATGGGATTGACTGGCTAGGAGACAGAGAACAGCAGGAAGAAGTGAATCTTTTGGAACAAGGTAAATTTTATGGCTGGCCTTATATCTACGGCGATGGAAAATTTAATCCGCAGCCTCCGCCTGAAGATTCTACCTATGAGCAATACCTGGCCAAAACTACACTACCTCTCTTACAGTATGAAGCACATAGTGCCCCATTGGCAATGGTATTTTATACTGGCTCACAATTTCCATCTGAGTATCAAACGGATGCTTTTGTTGCCATGAGAGGTTCCTGGAATCGCCGGGACCCTGTAGGCTATAAAGTAGTACGATTGCGTTTTGAAAATGGACAACCTACCCGTTTTGAGGACTTCCTGACAGGATTTTTGATCAATAATAATACGAGTCATTTTGGACGTTTAGCCGGACTGACTGTGCATACCGATGGATCACTATTAGTCTCAGATGATACCAATGGAGTTATTTACCGGGTTTCGTATACTCCGTAA
- a CDS encoding SDR family oxidoreductase, translating to MPTDQYPNNFPAQTQDGQPGMETEMTPQPEVIREDYRGSGKLEGKVALITGGDSGIGRAVAVHFAREGANVAIVYLNENEDAQITKQLIEDEGRQCLLIQGDIRDESFCQNAVQQTKQRLGRFDVLVNNAAEQHPQDDIQTISKEQLEATFETNIFSMFYFAKAALSLLPEDGVIINTSSVTAYKGNPTLLDYSSTKGAIVAFTRALSQNLASKGIRVNAVAPGPIWTPLIPATFEAEKVSKFGKDTPLGRAGQPSEVAPAYVFLASKDSSYITGQVIHVNGGSVVNG from the coding sequence ATGCCAACTGATCAATATCCAAATAATTTCCCTGCGCAAACACAAGACGGCCAACCGGGGATGGAAACTGAAATGACGCCACAACCGGAAGTTATTCGAGAAGACTACCGTGGAAGCGGTAAACTAGAAGGTAAAGTCGCCCTGATTACAGGCGGTGACAGTGGCATTGGACGTGCAGTAGCTGTACATTTTGCCAGAGAAGGAGCCAATGTTGCCATTGTATATCTAAATGAAAATGAAGATGCACAGATAACAAAACAACTGATTGAAGACGAAGGTCGGCAGTGTCTGTTGATCCAGGGCGATATTCGGGATGAAAGCTTCTGCCAGAATGCTGTACAGCAAACCAAGCAGCGTCTGGGACGGTTTGATGTACTGGTTAATAATGCGGCTGAACAACATCCTCAAGATGATATTCAGACCATTAGCAAAGAACAGCTGGAAGCAACTTTTGAGACCAATATTTTTTCCATGTTCTATTTCGCCAAAGCTGCATTGAGTCTGTTGCCTGAAGATGGAGTAATTATAAACACCAGCTCTGTAACTGCTTATAAAGGCAATCCTACGCTGCTGGATTATTCTTCTACCAAAGGTGCCATTGTTGCTTTTACCAGAGCTTTATCACAGAATCTGGCTTCCAAAGGAATTCGGGTCAATGCGGTAGCGCCAGGACCTATCTGGACACCCCTCATTCCTGCTACCTTTGAAGCTGAGAAGGTGAGTAAATTTGGTAAAGATACTCCATTAGGCAGAGCAGGTCAACCATCCGAAGTAGCACCAGCTTATGTATTTCTGGCATCCAAAGATAGCAGTTATATTACCGGACAGGTTATCCATGTCAATGGTGGCTCTGTGGTCAATGGGTAA
- a CDS encoding DUF1810 domain-containing protein, giving the protein MSTDTLSRFLDAQNQVYLKALQEIKSGRKTSHWMWYIFPQIKGLGQSDTAKFYAIEDIDQATAYLLHPVLGKNLIEISQAVLQLEGKTANQIFGSPDDLKLCSCMTLFANVKDADPVFKNVINTFFKGIQDQKTLDILQQELR; this is encoded by the coding sequence ATGTCAACAGATACATTGAGCAGATTTCTGGATGCACAAAACCAGGTGTATTTGAAAGCACTACAGGAAATTAAAAGTGGCCGCAAAACTTCTCATTGGATGTGGTACATCTTTCCTCAGATTAAGGGGTTAGGGCAAAGTGACACCGCAAAATTTTATGCTATTGAGGATATTGATCAAGCCACAGCTTATCTTCTTCACCCTGTGCTAGGTAAAAATCTGATTGAAATTTCACAGGCGGTTTTACAACTGGAAGGAAAAACAGCCAATCAGATATTTGGCTCTCCGGATGATTTGAAGTTATGTTCCTGCATGACCTTATTTGCCAATGTAAAAGATGCCGATCCCGTTTTTAAGAATGTTATTAATACTTTTTTTAAAGGAATACAGGATCAGAAGACCTTAGATATCCTGCAACAAGAGCTGCGATAG